The following proteins are encoded in a genomic region of Phragmites australis chromosome 9, lpPhrAust1.1, whole genome shotgun sequence:
- the LOC133929314 gene encoding nucleosome assembly protein 1;2 translates to MSEGKDSLDLSGLAAAVPSAAELSAEDKANLVASIKNTLQGLSSRHMDVLESLEPKVRKRVDKLREIQGQHDEFEAKFFEERAALEAKYEKMYEPLYSKRYEIVNGVLEVEGITKESADETPVEQKSADETPAEQKEEKGVPDFWLNAMKNHEILAEEIQERDEEALKYLKDIKWYRISEPKGFKLEFHFDTNPFFKNSVLTKTYHMIDEDEPILEKAIGTEIEWYPGKCLTQKVLKKKPRKGSKNTKPITRTEGCESFFNFFSPPQVPDDDEEIDEDTAEQLQNQMEQDYDIGSTVRDKIIPHAVSWFTGEAAQDEDFEGIIDEDDDEDDDDEDEDEDDEEDEDDGDGKKSKGAAAGEGQQGERPAECKQQ, encoded by the exons ATGAGCGAAGGCAAGGACTCCCTCGACCTCtccggcctcgccgccgccgtccccagCGCGGCCG AGCTCAGCGCGGAGGACAAGGCCAATCTCGTGGCGTCGATCAAG AACACGCTGCAGGGATTGTCGTCGCGCCATATGGACGTGCTCGAGAGCCTCGAGCCCAAGGTCAGGAAGCGTGTTGACAAGCTGAGAGAAATCCAG GGCCAACATGATGAATTTGAGGCAAAGTTTTTCGAGGAGAGGGCTGCACTTGAAGCAAAATATGAGAAGATGTACGAACCGCTGTACTCAAAG CGTTACGAAATTGTCAATGGTGTGCTTGAGGTTGAAGGTATCACAAAAGAAAGTGCAGATGAAACCCCTGTGGAGCAAAAAAGTGCAGATGAAACCCCTGCAGAGCAAAAAG AAGAAAAAGGTGTGCCGGATTTCTGGCTTAATGCAATGAAGAACCACGAAATCCTGGCTGAGGAG ATCCAGGAGAGGGATGAGGAAGCTCTCAAGTACCTCAAGGACATCAAGTGGTACAGGATTAGTGAGCCGAAGGGTTTTAAGCTTGAATTTCACTTTGATACAAATCCATTCTTCAAGAACTCGGTGCTTACGAAAACATATCACatgattgatgaagatgaaCCAATTCTAGAGAAAGCCATTGG TACTGAAATTGAATGGTACCCTGGGAAGTGCTTGACACAAAAGGTGCTTAAAAAGAAGCCTAGGAAGGGGTCAAAGAACACTAAACCTATTACAAGAACTGAAGGCTGCGAGAGCTTCTTCAACTTCTTCAGTCCACCACAAGTTCCTGATGACGATGAGGAAATTGACGAGGATACA GCTGAACAGTTGCAGAACCAAATGGAGCAAGATTATGATATTGG ATCTACCGTCAGAGATAAGATTATCCCGCATGCTGTTTCATGGTTCACTGGAGAGGCTGCTCAAGATGAGGACTTTGAAGGCATTAtagatgaggatgatgatgaagatgatgatgacgaagatgaagatgaagatgacgaggaaGATGAAGACGATGGTGATGGAAAG AAAAGCAAGGGTGCTGCTGCAGGGGAAGGGCAGCAGGGGGAACGACCTGCAGAGTGCAAGCAGCAGTGA
- the LOC133929313 gene encoding probable ADP,ATP carrier protein At5g56450, which translates to MSEEVAAAGPGGVEETIGRRRDGGGKAAAAGRVWEFERDLVAGAVMGGAVHTVVAPIERVKLLLQTQEGNAALLGRARRFRGFADCVARTVREEGVLSLWRGNGTAVIRYYPSVALNFSLKDLYRSILKDAGTSADNKFTSIALTNLFAGAAAGCTTLVIIYPLDIAHTRLAADIGWTDTRQFRGIRHFIQTIYKKNGIRGIYRGLPASLQGMVVHRGLYFGGFDTAKDVLVPLESPLWQRWVAAQTVTSMAGFISYPLDTVRRRMMMQSGMEVQMYSSTLDCWRKIYKLEGVRSFYRGALSNMFRSTGAAAVLVLYDEVKKFMDRGRL; encoded by the exons ATGAGCGAGGAGGTCGCGGCGGCGGGGCCAGGGGGAGTGGAGGAGACCATCGGGAGGCGGCGCGATGGGGGCGGgaaggcagcggcggcggggcgggtgTGGGAGTTCGAGCGGGATCTGGTGGCGGGGGCGGTGATGGGGGGCGCGGTGCACACGGTGGTGGCGCCGATCGAGCGCGTCAAGCTGCTGCTGCAGACGCAGGAAGGCAACGCGGCGCTGCTGGGCCGCGCGCGCAGGTTCCGGGGCTTCGCCGACTGCGTCGCGCGCACCGTGCGGGAGGAGGGGGTGCTCTCGCTCTGGCGCGGCAACGGCACGGCAGTCATCCGGTACTACCCCTCCGTCGCCCTCAACTTCTCGCTCAAG GATCTGTACAGGAGCATACTGAAAGACGCAGGAACCTCAGCAGACAATAAGTTCACATCTATTGCTCTCACCAACTTATTTGCTGGTGCTGCTGCCGGATGTACTACCCTGGTCATCATTTATCCGCTCGACATTGCTCATACTCGTCTTGCAGCCGATATTGGCTGGACAGACACCCGCCAGTTCAGAGGCATTCGCCACTTCATCCAAACCATCTACAAGAAAAATGGCATCCGGGGCATCTACAGGGGATTACCAGCGTCACTCCAAGGGATGGTTGTCCACCGGGGACTGTATTTTGGAGGCTTTGACACTGCCAAGGATGTTCTGGTACCTCTAGAATCCCCGTTGTGGCAGCGCTGGGTTGCAGCGCAGACCGTCACTTCCATGGCAGGGTTCATCTCGTACCCGCTGGACACAGTGCGGCGGAGGATGATGATGCAGTCGGGGATGGAGGTGCAGATGTACAGCAGCACCCTTGATTGCTGGAGGAAGATATACAAGCTGGAGGGGGTCAGGTCCTTCTACCGCGGGGCGCTATCTAACATGTTTAGGAGCACTGGTGCGGCTGCCGTACTTGTTTTGTATGATGAGGTCAAGAAGTTTATGGACAGGGGTAGGTTGTGA